One Halomonas sp. THAF5a genomic region harbors:
- the coaE gene encoding dephospho-CoA kinase (Dephospho-CoA kinase (CoaE) performs the final step in coenzyme A biosynthesis.), protein MIIGVTGGIASGKSTVARAFAALGIPWVDADDVAREIVEPGEPALDEIAAHFGSAVITAEGRLDRRALREVVFADEAQRRRLEAITHPRIRERLIDHLARLEARSAPYVLLVSPLLFESGQAALVDRCLVIDVPEPLQVARTAARDDVDEAQARAIVAAQMPRRERLARADDVIDNAEGEDALARQVADLDRRYRALADLPPAP, encoded by the coding sequence ATGATCATTGGCGTGACGGGCGGCATCGCCTCCGGCAAGTCCACGGTGGCCCGCGCCTTCGCCGCGCTGGGCATCCCCTGGGTGGACGCCGATGACGTGGCCCGGGAGATCGTCGAGCCCGGTGAGCCGGCCCTCGACGAGATCGCCGCGCATTTCGGCAGCGCGGTGATCACCGCGGAGGGGCGCCTGGATCGCCGCGCCCTGCGCGAGGTCGTGTTTGCCGACGAGGCGCAGCGGCGCCGGCTGGAGGCGATCACCCACCCGCGCATCCGCGAGCGACTCATCGACCACCTGGCACGGCTCGAGGCCCGCTCGGCGCCCTATGTACTGCTGGTCTCGCCGCTGCTCTTCGAGTCGGGCCAGGCGGCGCTGGTCGATCGCTGCCTGGTCATCGACGTGCCCGAGCCGTTGCAGGTCGCGCGCACCGCGGCCCGCGACGACGTCGACGAGGCCCAGGCGCGCGCCATCGTCGCCGCCCAGATGCCACGCCGGGAGCGCCTGGCGCGCGCCGACGACGTGATCGACAACGCCGAGGGCGAGGACGCCCTGGCGCGCCAGGTGGCCGACCTCGACCGCCGCTACCGGGCCCTGGCCGACTTGCCTCCCGCGCCCTGA
- the nagZ gene encoding beta-N-acetylhexosaminidase, protein MTQMLGPVMLDLEGQRLTAEEGELLARPEVGGVILFARNIVSAAQVRALSDEIRRIRPDLLLAIDQEGGRVQRLHEGVTRLPAMGRLGRDFAVQPEVTLRLCQDAGWLLGMEMAACGLDLSFAPVLDVDGGTSSVIGDRSFSADPEAVARMGRAFLDGLHEAGMVGVGKHFPGHGGVAADSHHELPVDERPLAALRAHDLVPFARLAPRLDAVMPAHVVYSAFDHRPAGFSPAWLGMLRESLGFKGAIFSDDLSMAGAASAGSPGERARAALAAGCDMLLVCNDRAAALEVLEACRGHQAKRLSRLRYARARPDLSALGALSRWRRVHAHLEALAAS, encoded by the coding sequence ATGACCCAGATGCTCGGACCGGTGATGCTGGATCTGGAGGGGCAGCGACTGACCGCCGAGGAGGGCGAGCTCTTGGCGCGCCCCGAGGTCGGCGGGGTGATCCTGTTTGCTCGCAACATCGTCTCTGCGGCGCAGGTCCGCGCCCTGAGCGACGAGATCCGACGCATCCGCCCCGACCTGCTGCTGGCGATCGATCAGGAGGGCGGGCGCGTCCAGCGTCTACACGAGGGCGTCACGCGCCTGCCGGCCATGGGGCGACTGGGGCGCGACTTCGCCGTGCAGCCCGAGGTCACCCTGAGGCTCTGCCAGGACGCCGGCTGGCTCCTGGGCATGGAGATGGCCGCCTGCGGCCTGGACCTCTCCTTCGCGCCGGTGCTCGACGTCGATGGCGGTACCTCTAGCGTGATCGGGGATCGCAGCTTCTCCGCCGACCCGGAGGCCGTGGCCCGCATGGGACGCGCCTTCCTCGATGGCCTGCACGAGGCGGGCATGGTCGGCGTCGGCAAGCACTTCCCCGGCCACGGTGGCGTCGCGGCCGACTCCCATCACGAGCTGCCGGTGGATGAGCGGCCGCTGGCGGCGCTGCGCGCCCACGACCTGGTGCCCTTCGCCCGGCTGGCGCCGCGCCTCGACGCCGTGATGCCGGCCCATGTCGTCTACTCCGCGTTCGACCACCGCCCGGCCGGTTTCTCGCCGGCCTGGCTCGGGATGCTGCGCGAGAGCCTGGGGTTCAAGGGCGCGATCTTCTCCGACGACCTGAGCATGGCCGGCGCGGCCTCCGCCGGTTCGCCGGGCGAGCGGGCTCGTGCGGCGCTCGCCGCGGGCTGCGACATGCTGCTGGTCTGCAACGACCGCGCCGCGGCCCTCGAGGTCCTCGAGGCGTGCCGGGGCCACCAGGCCAAGCGCTTGTCCCGGCTGCGCTACGCCCGTGCCCGCCCGGACCTGTCGGCGCTGGGGGCGCTGTCGCGCTGGCGCCGCGTCCACGCCCACCTGGAAGCCCTGGCGGCCAGCTGA
- the rpsA gene encoding 30S ribosomal protein S1, translating to MSESFAELFEQSLQDINMEPGAIVAAAIVDIDGDWVTVNAGLKSEGQIPAAQFRDENGELTIAVGDEVHVALEAVEDGFGETRLSREKAKRAEAWKVLEAAFEKEEIVKGVINGKVKGGFTVDVDSIRAFLPGSLVDVRPVRDTTHLENKELDFKVIKLDPKRNNVVVSRRAVLEAENSAEREALLATLQEGQQIVGIVKNLTDYGAFVDLGGVDGLLHITDMAWKRIKHPSEIVAVGDEITVKVLKFDRERNRVSLGLKQLGEDPWVNIKDRYPEGTKVHATVTNLTDYGCFAELEEGVEGLVHVSEMDWTNKNIHPSKVVQVGDDVDVMVLDIDEERRRISLGIKQCTTNPWEDFNARYNKGDRVTGTIKSITDFGIFIGLEGGIDGLVHLSDISWTDTGEEAVRSFKKGDEAEAVILSIDPERERISLGIKQLDTDPVSEFLAVNDKGSIVTGRVVEVDAKEAQVELATDVVAVLKASEISADRVEDARNALNEGDSVEARIIGVDRKNRQIALSIKAKDQDDTRQNLKKLREESPEVGGPTTIGDLIKQQMGQD from the coding sequence ATGAGCGAAAGCTTTGCTGAACTGTTTGAACAGTCTCTCCAGGACATCAACATGGAGCCGGGCGCCATCGTCGCGGCTGCCATCGTCGACATCGACGGCGACTGGGTCACCGTCAATGCCGGCCTGAAATCTGAAGGCCAGATCCCCGCGGCGCAGTTCCGCGACGAGAACGGCGAGCTCACCATCGCCGTCGGTGATGAGGTGCACGTCGCCCTGGAAGCCGTCGAGGACGGTTTCGGCGAGACCCGCCTGTCCCGCGAGAAGGCCAAGCGTGCCGAAGCGTGGAAGGTGCTGGAAGCCGCCTTCGAGAAGGAAGAGATCGTCAAGGGCGTGATCAACGGCAAGGTCAAGGGTGGCTTCACCGTCGACGTCGACTCCATCCGCGCCTTCCTGCCGGGTTCCCTGGTGGATGTCCGCCCCGTGCGCGACACCACCCACCTGGAGAACAAGGAACTCGACTTCAAGGTCATCAAGCTCGACCCGAAGCGCAACAACGTTGTCGTTTCTCGTCGCGCCGTGCTCGAGGCCGAGAACAGCGCCGAGCGTGAGGCCCTCCTGGCCACCCTGCAGGAAGGTCAGCAGATCGTCGGTATCGTCAAGAACCTGACCGACTACGGCGCCTTCGTCGACCTCGGCGGCGTCGATGGCCTGCTGCACATCACCGACATGGCCTGGAAGCGCATCAAGCACCCGAGCGAGATCGTGGCCGTGGGCGACGAGATCACCGTCAAGGTGCTCAAGTTCGATCGCGAGCGCAACCGCGTCTCCCTGGGCCTGAAGCAGCTGGGCGAAGATCCGTGGGTCAACATCAAGGATCGTTACCCGGAAGGCACCAAGGTGCACGCCACCGTCACCAACCTCACCGACTACGGCTGCTTCGCCGAGCTGGAAGAGGGTGTCGAGGGCCTGGTCCACGTCTCCGAGATGGACTGGACCAACAAGAACATCCATCCGTCCAAGGTCGTGCAGGTCGGCGACGACGTGGACGTCATGGTGCTGGACATCGACGAGGAGCGTCGTCGTATCTCCCTGGGTATCAAGCAGTGCACCACTAACCCGTGGGAAGACTTCAACGCGCGCTACAACAAGGGCGACCGCGTCACCGGTACCATCAAGTCGATCACCGACTTCGGTATCTTCATCGGCCTGGAAGGCGGCATCGACGGCCTGGTGCACCTGTCCGACATCTCCTGGACCGATACCGGTGAGGAAGCCGTTCGTTCCTTCAAGAAGGGCGACGAGGCGGAAGCCGTCATCCTCTCCATCGATCCGGAGCGTGAGCGCATCTCTCTCGGCATCAAGCAGCTCGATACCGATCCGGTCTCCGAGTTCCTGGCCGTCAACGACAAGGGCTCCATCGTCACCGGCCGCGTGGTCGAGGTCGATGCCAAGGAAGCCCAGGTCGAGCTGGCTACCGATGTCGTCGCCGTGCTGAAGGCGTCCGAGATCAGCGCCGACCGCGTCGAGGATGCCCGCAACGCGCTGAACGAAGGCGACAGCGTCGAGGCCCGCATCATCGGTGTCGATCGCAAGAACCGCCAGATCGCCCTGTCCATCAAGGCCAAGGATCAGGACGACACTCGCCAGAACCTCAAGAAGCTGCGCGAAGAGAGCCCCGAGGTGGGTGGTCCGACCACCATCGGTGACCTCATCAAGCAGCAGATGGGTCAGGACTGA
- the pheA gene encoding prephenate dehydratase, whose protein sequence is MTEPTVSLEALRQRIDALDNDILRLISERAACAQEVAEIKAEHEPGGVFYRPEREAQVLRRVMELNRGPLDSEEMARLFREIMSACLALERPVKVAYLGPEGTFTQQASLKHFGESAISLPMAAIDEVFREVEAGAVNYGVVPVENSTEGVINHTLDSFMDSSLRICGEVVLRIHHHLLVGETTRRDKVSRIYSHPQSFAQCRKWLDAHFPHAERVPVSSNAEAARLVKTEWHSAAIAGDMAAKLYGLSKLAEKIEDRPDNSTRFLIIGNQDVPISGEDKTSLVVAMRNQPGALHDLLEPFHRHHIDMTRLETRPSRSGVWNYVFFIDFKGHREEPQVAAMLEEVKLRAAEVKVLGSYPAGVL, encoded by the coding sequence ATGACCGAGCCTACCGTGAGCCTCGAGGCGCTGCGCCAGCGCATCGATGCCCTCGACAACGATATCCTGCGCCTGATCAGCGAGCGCGCCGCCTGTGCCCAGGAGGTCGCCGAGATCAAGGCCGAGCACGAGCCCGGCGGGGTCTTCTACCGTCCCGAGCGCGAGGCCCAGGTGCTGCGTCGCGTCATGGAGCTCAACCGCGGCCCGCTGGACAGCGAGGAGATGGCGCGGCTTTTCCGCGAGATCATGTCGGCGTGCCTCGCCCTCGAGCGGCCGGTCAAGGTCGCCTACCTGGGGCCGGAGGGCACCTTCACCCAGCAGGCTTCCCTCAAGCACTTCGGCGAGAGCGCCATCAGCCTGCCGATGGCCGCCATCGACGAGGTGTTCCGCGAGGTGGAGGCCGGCGCCGTCAACTATGGCGTGGTGCCCGTGGAGAACTCCACCGAGGGGGTGATCAACCACACCCTCGACTCCTTCATGGACTCCAGCCTGCGCATCTGTGGCGAGGTGGTGCTGCGCATCCACCACCACCTGCTGGTGGGCGAGACCACCCGCCGGGACAAGGTGTCGCGGATCTACTCCCATCCGCAGTCGTTCGCCCAGTGCCGCAAGTGGCTCGACGCCCACTTCCCCCATGCCGAGCGGGTGCCGGTCTCCTCCAACGCCGAGGCGGCGCGCCTGGTCAAGACCGAGTGGCACAGCGCGGCCATCGCCGGCGACATGGCGGCCAAGCTCTACGGCCTCTCGAAGCTGGCCGAGAAGATCGAGGATCGCCCGGACAACTCCACGCGCTTCTTGATCATCGGCAACCAGGACGTGCCGATCTCCGGTGAGGACAAGACCTCGCTGGTGGTGGCGATGCGCAACCAGCCCGGCGCGCTGCACGACCTGCTTGAGCCCTTCCACCGCCACCACATCGACATGACGCGTCTCGAGACGCGCCCGTCACGCAGCGGCGTGTGGAACTACGTCTTCTTCATCGACTTCAAGGGGCACCGCGAGGAGCCCCAGGTCGCGGCCATGCTCGAGGAGGTCAAGCTGCGGGCCGCCGAAGTGAAGGTGCTGGGCTCCTACCCGGCCGGCGTGCTCTAG
- a CDS encoding histone-like nucleoid-structuring protein, MvaT/MvaU family: protein MSSLLSNYMQMEQQLQQLQSELDKLQNDDRLKAELEFKEKLEALMREFDKSAADVIALLNPKPAAPASAAAPASGGTRRKRKLKIYKNPHTGEVVETRGGNQKTLKAWKDEHGSDTVESWLVRVEE from the coding sequence ATGTCATCGCTGCTCAGCAACTACATGCAGATGGAACAGCAACTTCAGCAACTCCAGTCTGAACTGGACAAGCTGCAGAATGATGATCGCCTTAAGGCCGAACTCGAGTTCAAGGAAAAGCTCGAGGCGCTGATGCGCGAGTTCGACAAGAGCGCCGCCGACGTCATCGCGCTGCTCAATCCCAAGCCGGCCGCCCCGGCCAGCGCCGCGGCCCCGGCGAGCGGTGGCACTCGTCGCAAGCGCAAGCTGAAGATCTACAAGAATCCCCATACCGGCGAAGTGGTGGAAACTCGCGGCGGCAACCAGAAGACGCTGAAGGCGTGGAAGGACGAGCACGGTTCCGACACCGTCGAGTCCTGGCTGGTCCGCGTCGAGGAGTGA
- the cmk gene encoding (d)CMP kinase has product MSRAPVLTIDGPGGAGKGTISRLVADRLGWHLLDSGALYRLTALAAVKHEVPLDDEARLAEVARHLDVVFVAEPETTRVLLEGEEATTTIRTEQVGDAASRVAALPAVRQALLQRQHDFRQSPGLVADGRDMGTVVFTEAPLKIFLTASAEERAHRRQRQLQEAGVDASLSSLLKEIQARDARDMHRSVAPLKPADDAITLDTTRLTIPEVVDRLTELLTERGLASAT; this is encoded by the coding sequence ATGAGTCGCGCACCGGTACTCACCATCGATGGCCCCGGCGGGGCCGGCAAGGGCACCATCAGTCGCCTGGTCGCCGACCGGCTGGGCTGGCACCTGCTCGACAGCGGCGCGCTCTATCGTCTGACCGCCCTGGCCGCGGTCAAGCACGAGGTCCCGCTGGACGACGAGGCGCGCCTCGCCGAGGTCGCCCGCCACCTCGACGTGGTGTTCGTCGCCGAACCCGAGACGACCCGGGTGCTGCTGGAGGGCGAGGAGGCCACCACGACCATCCGCACCGAGCAGGTGGGCGATGCGGCCTCCCGGGTCGCGGCCCTGCCGGCGGTCCGCCAGGCCCTGCTGCAGCGCCAGCACGACTTTCGCCAGTCTCCCGGGCTGGTCGCCGACGGGCGCGACATGGGCACCGTGGTGTTCACCGAGGCGCCCCTCAAGATCTTCCTCACGGCGAGCGCCGAGGAGCGCGCCCACCGCCGCCAGCGTCAGTTGCAGGAGGCGGGGGTCGATGCTAGTCTATCGAGTCTTCTAAAGGAGATTCAGGCGCGCGATGCACGCGACATGCACCGCAGCGTGGCCCCGCTCAAGCCGGCCGATGATGCCATCACGCTTGACACCACGCGCCTGACGATACCGGAAGTGGTGGATCGGCTGACGGAACTGCTGACCGAGCGTGGTCTGGCATCCGCCACCTGA
- a CDS encoding A24 family peptidase produces MLADLSPTLLWPLAAVLGLCLGSFLNVVITRLPVMLMQGWRAEAREALELPSEATPRFNLLTPRSLCPRCEAPIAWHDNIPLLGWFKRRGRCASCAAPISPQYPLVELAGGVLALTVLALFGPTLEALFLLGACLALLAMAVIDLRTQLLPDLLTLPLLWAGLLYQLLFQPLLLPSAVIGAMAGYLVLWSFYWLFKLVTGKEGMGYGDFKLLAALGAWLGWQFLPLVLILSAGAGALVGILIQLAVPRLRGAPLPFGPWLVMAGWLALLASEPLMALYTGLLY; encoded by the coding sequence TTGCTCGCCGACCTTTCTCCTACGCTGCTGTGGCCCCTCGCGGCCGTCCTCGGCCTGTGCCTGGGCAGTTTCCTCAACGTGGTGATCACGCGACTGCCGGTGATGCTGATGCAGGGCTGGCGGGCCGAGGCCCGGGAGGCGCTGGAGCTCCCGTCAGAAGCGACGCCGCGCTTCAACCTGCTGACGCCCCGCTCGCTCTGCCCGCGTTGCGAGGCGCCCATCGCCTGGCACGACAACATTCCGCTGCTCGGCTGGTTCAAGCGTCGCGGGCGCTGCGCCAGCTGTGCGGCGCCCATCAGCCCCCAGTATCCGCTGGTCGAACTGGCCGGCGGCGTGCTCGCGCTGACGGTGCTGGCCCTCTTCGGCCCCACCCTCGAGGCGCTCTTCCTCCTCGGCGCCTGCCTGGCGCTGCTGGCCATGGCAGTGATCGACCTGCGCACCCAGCTGCTGCCGGATCTGCTCACCCTCCCGCTGCTGTGGGCGGGGCTGCTCTATCAGCTGCTCTTCCAGCCGCTGCTGCTGCCCTCGGCGGTGATCGGCGCCATGGCCGGCTACCTGGTGCTATGGAGCTTCTATTGGCTGTTCAAGCTGGTCACCGGCAAGGAGGGCATGGGCTACGGTGACTTCAAGCTCCTGGCGGCCCTCGGGGCCTGGCTGGGCTGGCAGTTCCTGCCCCTGGTGCTGATCCTCTCCGCCGGGGCCGGAGCGCTGGTGGGCATCCTCATCCAGCTGGCGGTACCGCGCCTGCGCGGCGCCCCCCTGCCCTTCGGCCCCTGGCTGGTCATGGCCGGCTGGCTCGCCCTGCTGGCGAGCGAGCCGTTGATGGCGCTCTATACCGGGCTGCTCTACTGA
- the yacG gene encoding DNA gyrase inhibitor YacG, producing the protein MSPQDTARPLEVACPQCRKTVLWREENAYRPFCSKRCRLLDLGAWADESHRIAGEPAMDEGDLDALLARADRDGEPS; encoded by the coding sequence ATGAGCCCGCAAGACACCGCACGCCCCCTGGAAGTCGCCTGCCCGCAGTGCCGCAAGACGGTGCTGTGGCGCGAGGAGAACGCCTACCGACCCTTCTGCAGCAAGCGCTGCCGCCTGCTGGACCTCGGCGCCTGGGCCGACGAGTCGCACCGCATCGCCGGCGAGCCCGCCATGGACGAGGGCGATCTTGACGCCCTGCTGGCGCGTGCCGACCGGGACGGCGAGCCCTCGTGA
- a CDS encoding bifunctional prephenate dehydrogenase/3-phosphoshikimate 1-carboxyvinyltransferase — protein sequence MAQEVREARILIVGLGLIGGSLAAALRAAGYGAAEEGAAGCGRRDSADAGGGGPVKSTELLACDPDAGEIARGVEMGLIDRGETRLEALIDGVSLVVLAVPVMAMGGVMRELAGCLGRAAPDVVVTDVGSAKAAIRRSAIEAFGRMPTNLVLGHPIAGSEKSGVAAADAGLYARHKVILTPEPDTDPVATARVRRLWACCQAEVLEMAVERHDQVLARTSHLPHLLAFSLVDTLARQDERLEIFRYAAGGFRDFTRIAGSDPVMWRDIFIANRDAVLASLDDFEAGVRRLRDAVERGDGDAMLATFDRASHARHYFESLLNQTSYQAEYQMQQHGKLRFRASPGGSVAGRIRVPGDKSISHRAIMLGALAEGVTEVKGFLEGEDSLATLQAFREMGVAIEGPHQGRVTVHGVGMHGLKAPSGPLYVGNAGTAMRLFAGLLSGQAFDTELTGDASLTKRPMGRVADPLRLMGASIDTAEGGRPPLHIHGGAPLTGITYDMPMASAQVKSCLLLAGLYAEGETRVREPAPTRDHTERMLAGFGYEVHREGDTCWLQGGGKLAAAPIDVPSDISSATFFLVAAAITPGADLVLEHVGINPTRIGVINILRQMGADLRLTNEHEVGGEPVADLHIRYAPLKGIDIPLDQVPLAIDEFPALFIAAANAAGTTRLRGAEELRVKESDRLKAMADGLAIIGVEHTLLEDGIDIVGGGREEGANYGGGRIDSLGDHRIAMSFAIAALRAGEPIEIDDCANVATSFPGFIDLARRVGLALEEQEVS from the coding sequence ATGGCCCAGGAGGTGCGCGAAGCGCGGATCCTGATCGTCGGGCTCGGCCTGATCGGCGGCTCGCTGGCCGCCGCCCTGCGCGCCGCCGGCTACGGGGCGGCGGAAGAGGGCGCCGCCGGCTGCGGTCGTCGCGATAGCGCCGATGCCGGCGGGGGCGGGCCGGTGAAGAGCACCGAGCTCCTCGCCTGCGACCCCGATGCCGGCGAGATCGCCCGCGGCGTCGAGATGGGGCTGATCGATCGCGGCGAGACCCGCCTCGAGGCGCTCATCGACGGGGTGTCGCTGGTGGTGCTGGCGGTGCCGGTGATGGCCATGGGCGGCGTGATGCGCGAGCTCGCCGGCTGCCTGGGGCGGGCCGCGCCCGATGTCGTCGTCACCGACGTGGGCAGCGCCAAGGCGGCGATCCGCCGCTCGGCCATCGAGGCCTTCGGCCGGATGCCGACCAACCTGGTGCTCGGCCATCCCATCGCCGGCTCCGAGAAGAGCGGCGTGGCCGCCGCCGATGCCGGCCTCTATGCGCGCCACAAGGTGATCCTGACCCCCGAGCCCGATACCGACCCGGTCGCTACGGCCCGGGTGCGGCGGCTCTGGGCGTGCTGCCAGGCCGAGGTGCTGGAGATGGCGGTGGAGCGCCACGACCAGGTACTGGCCCGCACCAGCCACCTGCCGCACCTGCTGGCCTTCTCGCTGGTCGACACCCTGGCCCGCCAGGACGAGCGGCTGGAGATCTTCCGCTATGCCGCCGGCGGCTTTCGCGACTTCACCCGCATCGCCGGCAGTGATCCGGTGATGTGGCGGGATATCTTCATCGCCAACCGCGACGCGGTGCTCGCCTCCCTGGACGACTTCGAGGCCGGCGTGCGTCGCCTGCGTGACGCCGTGGAGCGTGGCGACGGCGACGCCATGCTGGCGACCTTCGATCGCGCCAGCCACGCCCGGCACTATTTCGAATCCCTGCTCAACCAGACCAGTTATCAGGCGGAGTATCAGATGCAACAACACGGCAAGCTGCGCTTCCGGGCGAGTCCCGGTGGCTCGGTCGCCGGGCGGATCCGCGTGCCCGGCGACAAGTCGATCTCCCACCGCGCCATCATGCTCGGGGCCCTGGCCGAGGGCGTCACCGAGGTCAAGGGCTTCCTCGAGGGCGAGGACAGCCTGGCCACCCTGCAGGCCTTCCGCGAGATGGGGGTGGCCATCGAGGGCCCCCATCAGGGGCGGGTGACCGTGCACGGCGTCGGCATGCACGGCCTCAAGGCGCCGTCGGGGCCCCTCTACGTCGGCAACGCCGGCACCGCCATGCGCCTGTTCGCGGGGCTGCTCTCCGGCCAGGCCTTCGATACCGAGCTGACCGGCGACGCCTCGCTGACCAAGCGTCCCATGGGGCGGGTCGCGGATCCGCTGCGCCTGATGGGGGCCAGCATCGACACCGCCGAGGGCGGCCGTCCACCGCTGCACATTCACGGCGGCGCGCCCCTCACCGGCATCACCTACGACATGCCCATGGCCAGCGCCCAGGTGAAATCCTGCCTGCTGCTCGCCGGCCTCTACGCCGAGGGTGAGACCCGGGTGCGCGAGCCGGCGCCCACCCGCGACCATACCGAGCGGATGCTGGCCGGCTTCGGCTATGAGGTGCACCGCGAGGGCGATACCTGCTGGCTCCAGGGCGGGGGGAAGCTCGCCGCCGCGCCCATCGACGTGCCCTCGGACATCTCCTCGGCGACCTTCTTCCTGGTCGCGGCGGCGATCACCCCGGGCGCCGATCTGGTGCTCGAGCATGTCGGCATCAACCCGACCCGTATCGGGGTGATCAACATCCTGCGGCAGATGGGCGCCGACCTGCGCCTCACGAACGAGCACGAGGTGGGCGGCGAGCCGGTCGCCGACCTGCACATTCGCTACGCGCCGCTCAAGGGCATCGACATTCCCCTGGATCAGGTGCCGCTCGCCATCGACGAGTTCCCGGCACTGTTCATCGCCGCCGCCAATGCCGCGGGCACGACCCGGCTGCGCGGCGCCGAGGAATTGCGTGTCAAGGAGTCCGATCGCCTGAAGGCCATGGCCGACGGCCTGGCGATCATCGGCGTCGAGCACACCCTGCTCGAGGACGGCATCGACATCGTCGGCGGCGGCCGCGAGGAGGGCGCCAACTACGGCGGCGGGCGCATCGACAGCCTCGGCGATCATCGCATCGCCATGTCGTTCGCCATCGCGGCCCTGCGTGCCGGCGAGCCGATCGAGATCGACGACTGCGCCAATGTCGCGACCTCCTTCCCCGGCTTCATCGACCTGGCGCGGCGTGTCGGCCTGGCCCTCGAGGAGCAGGAGGTGTCATGA
- a CDS encoding DNA replication terminus site-binding protein: MTQGVQRPEYRLLAELEANFDRQLEQTEALVAAWAASGGTAWSFEHATADAAWLRRCLLDVWYQDGQDGRATRSHVGLVAADEGVMEAAGEVNATKQAFAALLAEIRREVPSLIPEIKAVLPFRHPALHDHLRGTGLARLHLKQCWRMIPVAEAPVARVRLAWYSSGRSIKRLTVREAEQKLLALDSDAPHIHIQLRRLAGIPDGEPLAQVQTQAPLMRANLFYREPLEDGRSRRAMNVALPLFVPSPDGRLPDHNCPPATPPTERTRARRRDERLENEAFLPSLRVYRYR; this comes from the coding sequence GTGACCCAGGGCGTCCAACGCCCCGAATACCGGCTGCTGGCCGAACTGGAGGCGAACTTCGACCGCCAGCTGGAGCAGACCGAGGCCCTGGTGGCGGCCTGGGCGGCCTCCGGTGGGACGGCCTGGTCCTTCGAGCACGCGACGGCCGACGCCGCCTGGCTGCGTCGTTGCCTGCTGGATGTCTGGTATCAGGATGGCCAGGACGGCCGGGCGACCCGCAGCCATGTCGGCCTGGTGGCCGCGGACGAGGGGGTGATGGAGGCGGCCGGCGAGGTCAATGCCACCAAGCAGGCCTTCGCCGCCCTGCTCGCCGAGATCCGCCGCGAGGTGCCCTCGCTGATCCCTGAGATCAAGGCGGTGCTGCCGTTTCGCCACCCTGCCCTGCACGACCACCTGCGCGGCACGGGCCTCGCACGCCTGCATCTCAAGCAGTGCTGGCGCATGATCCCGGTGGCCGAGGCGCCGGTAGCCCGGGTACGGCTCGCCTGGTATTCGAGTGGCCGCTCGATCAAGCGGCTGACGGTTCGCGAGGCCGAGCAGAAGCTGCTGGCGCTCGACAGCGATGCGCCCCATATCCACATCCAGCTACGCCGGCTCGCCGGCATTCCCGACGGCGAGCCGCTGGCCCAGGTCCAGACCCAGGCCCCGCTGATGCGGGCCAACCTCTTCTACCGGGAACCGCTCGAGGATGGTCGCAGCCGGCGAGCGATGAACGTCGCCCTGCCGCTGTTCGTGCCGAGTCCCGACGGGCGCCTGCCCGACCACAACTGCCCCCCCGCGACCCCGCCGACCGAGCGGACCCGGGCCCGGCGCCGCGACGAGCGCCTGGAGAACGAGGCGTTCCTGCCGAGCCTGCGGGTCTACCGCTACCGGTGA